Proteins from one Lachnospiraceae bacterium KGMB03038 genomic window:
- a CDS encoding transcription repressor NadR, with translation MTGEERREDILARIGQSGRPLAARALADLYGVSRQVIVQDIALIRAAGHEILSTNRGYLLQEEKKARRVFKVCHTDEQLEEELCAIVDLGGCVENVVVHHKVYGKLEAHLGVDSRRRVREFLEELQSGKSSPLKNITSGYHDHEVRADQERTLDMIENMLREKGFLAENE, from the coding sequence ATGACGGGAGAGGAAAGGCGGGAGGATATCCTTGCCAGGATCGGGCAAAGCGGCCGGCCGCTGGCGGCGAGAGCCCTGGCGGATCTCTATGGGGTCAGCAGACAAGTGATCGTTCAGGATATCGCCTTGATCCGAGCGGCCGGACATGAAATCTTATCTACCAATAGAGGATATCTTCTGCAGGAGGAAAAGAAGGCCAGGAGAGTCTTCAAAGTATGCCATACAGACGAGCAGCTGGAAGAAGAACTGTGCGCCATCGTAGATCTGGGCGGCTGTGTGGAAAATGTAGTGGTACATCACAAAGTGTATGGGAAGCTGGAAGCCCATTTGGGGGTGGACTCCAGAAGAAGGGTCCGGGAATTCTTAGAAGAACTCCAAAGCGGCAAATCCAGTCCTTTGAAGAATATCACATCTGGATACCATGACCACGAAGTCCGGGCTGACCAGGAGAGAACGCTGGATATGATCGAGAACATGCTGCGGGAAAAAGGGTTTCTTGCAGAAAATGAATAG
- a CDS encoding cytidylate kinase-like family protein, translating to MAEHKIITIGRQFGSGGHEIGNSLATRLDIPLYDNNLVRMVAEKLDIREETAQAVDETTLNSFLEGYVLAPIERSGNTAAEYTQPLNEQVYGLQSEIIRKLARRGPCVIVGRCGDYVLRDWPGLINVFICAGKEDRIKRIAKRYDLSEKKAAEKIKKIDRERRYYYESHTGMEWGSIEAHQVLLNVSRLGMEGTVDLLERMYLA from the coding sequence ATGGCTGAGCATAAGATCATTACTATTGGGAGACAATTTGGAAGCGGAGGACATGAGATCGGAAATTCTCTGGCTACGAGACTGGATATCCCGCTCTATGACAACAATCTTGTCAGAATGGTGGCGGAGAAACTGGATATCAGGGAGGAGACGGCGCAGGCCGTGGATGAGACTACTTTGAACAGCTTCCTGGAGGGGTATGTTCTTGCGCCCATCGAGCGGTCTGGAAATACGGCGGCTGAATATACCCAGCCTTTGAATGAACAAGTCTATGGATTACAGTCGGAAATCATCCGAAAATTGGCGCGGAGAGGCCCCTGCGTCATTGTAGGGCGCTGCGGCGATTATGTTTTGAGGGACTGGCCGGGACTGATCAATGTCTTTATCTGCGCCGGGAAAGAAGACCGGATCAAAAGGATTGCCAAGCGCTATGATTTATCAGAGAAAAAAGCGGCGGAAAAGATCAAGAAGATAGACCGGGAGCGCAGGTACTACTACGAGTCTCACACGGGAATGGAGTGGGGCAGTATAGAAGCGCATCAGGTACTTCTGAATGTGAGCAGACTTGGAATGGAAGGGACTGTAGATCTTTTGGAGCGGATGTACCTGGCTTAG